A region from the Mycoplasmopsis phocirhinis genome encodes:
- a CDS encoding MSC_0619 family F1-like ATPase alpha subunit, translating to MAKTTKNPVITSIFDYMVQVEGTFNYSQKQMFIAKDKPHIKFILINADNKSAILLSSDEEHQLAVGDELELLNTNFSVFTSQSYFGKVIDVAGNIILPSAMPKPSFSPTLHSSPIFNLAHDLMSVKTLNEQLYTGIPAIDLLIPIGKGQRELIIGDRQTGKTHIALNTIINQANKNVKCIYVAIGQKRETIAMVYSTLQKHNALKNTIIIDAFATSTYDQYLAPYVGMAHAENISQTDDVLIVFDDLTKHANVFREMALLSDAPVGKEAMPGDIFFAHSQLLERSGSFVGRKTITALPILQTIDGDITSLISSNIISITDGQIVTSSDLFAAGKLPAINIDLSVSRTGSSVQNHTITKVAGEIGKIYRKYKRHLKLATLDYEFNAETSLLLSKGKMIEKMFTQRGYSLYSNRFILLTSKIISWGLFKGVKDEQKAMSFLNKLIDVNNEAKKSFEIISSSNKYDDNMVKNFFAFALKQYSDYLNLGWDVKVEHKFIELDKQDLSSIASMLGDK from the coding sequence ATGGCCAAAACTACAAAAAATCCAGTAATTACATCTATTTTTGACTATATGGTTCAAGTTGAAGGTACATTTAATTACTCACAAAAACAAATGTTTATTGCTAAAGATAAACCACATATTAAGTTTATTTTAATTAATGCTGATAACAAAAGTGCAATTTTATTATCAAGTGATGAAGAACACCAATTAGCAGTTGGTGATGAACTAGAATTATTAAACACCAATTTTAGCGTGTTTACTTCACAATCTTATTTTGGAAAAGTTATTGATGTTGCCGGCAATATAATTTTGCCTAGTGCAATGCCTAAACCATCTTTTTCTCCAACATTACACTCAAGTCCAATTTTTAACCTAGCTCACGATTTGATGAGTGTTAAAACGCTAAATGAACAACTTTATACTGGTATTCCAGCCATTGACTTATTAATCCCAATTGGTAAAGGTCAACGTGAATTAATTATTGGTGATCGTCAAACTGGTAAAACACATATCGCTTTGAATACAATAATTAATCAAGCTAACAAAAATGTTAAATGTATTTATGTTGCTATTGGCCAAAAAAGAGAAACAATTGCAATGGTGTATTCAACATTGCAAAAACATAATGCTTTGAAAAATACAATTATTATTGATGCCTTCGCAACTTCAACTTATGATCAATATTTAGCTCCTTATGTGGGTATGGCTCATGCCGAAAACATTTCTCAAACTGATGATGTTTTAATTGTTTTTGACGATTTAACTAAACACGCAAATGTATTTAGAGAAATGGCATTACTTTCAGATGCTCCTGTTGGAAAAGAAGCAATGCCTGGGGATATTTTCTTTGCCCACTCACAATTATTGGAAAGATCAGGTAGTTTTGTTGGACGTAAAACTATAACAGCTTTACCGATTTTACAAACTATTGATGGCGATATTACTTCTTTAATTTCTTCAAATATCATTTCAATTACTGATGGACAAATTGTAACTAGTTCAGATTTATTTGCTGCTGGTAAATTACCGGCAATTAATATTGATTTATCAGTATCTAGAACTGGTTCAAGTGTGCAAAATCACACAATAACTAAAGTAGCTGGCGAAATTGGTAAAATTTATCGTAAATACAAACGCCACTTAAAATTAGCAACTTTAGATTATGAATTTAACGCTGAAACCTCGTTATTACTGTCAAAAGGTAAAATGATTGAAAAAATGTTTACACAAAGAGGGTATTCATTATATTCAAACAGATTTATTCTTTTAACTTCAAAAATAATTTCATGAGGTTTGTTTAAAGGTGTTAAAGATGAACAAAAAGCAATGAGTTTTCTAAATAAATTAATTGATGTTAATAACGAAGCCAAAAAATCATTTGAAATTATTTCTAGTTCTAACAAATACGATGACAATATGGTAAAAAACTTTTTTGCTTTTGCTCTAAAACAATATTCAGATTATTTAAATTTAGGTTGAGATGTTAAAGTTGAACACAAATTTATTGAACTTGATAAACAAGATCTTTCGTCAATTGCTTCAATGTTAGGAGATAAATAA
- a CDS encoding MSC_0620 family F1-like ATPase-associated subunit, whose amino-acid sequence MSRKKRLIYSLGSIVSLSLPLTVISMGENGTDSEQPNSPDDSNEIDKSTVEQPKDYDPSFSTFEDFSEKRIKQALTELPEVVISALKNEIEKLKNDDQIEYRKSLSKQIYLYALLDFFEANKEDLKNNPENYGFYITFPNVVSKLRLYERGSVQYNDKIYSNVIFGANDQAENTKYNRVVSNPQNDIKVETSQEKNFINRDNFEKTIRQYAVELLKSAFDISFNDSDVLLLDKDIELKQEKITNDTETINGFSVTTPKGYNSWKDYIIAKIKPRFIDFDLTQNQQFQPEDPQQQQQQTSPPNIPPLVPNQGQPAPANPIPPDSVAEAIPSLAPYVRSEHATKSLSELSALITTNSKDVFFFNNPINTRFEYEVVEIKDKEARVSVYEKEKPNLKRVYPVAFNFEANRDPILQKIRYTTVESIKNTVLKFYESLGLDDKIDFKKLNDPILANSFFSVVDLFVKLVYSDLFVQEQEKNIDNWRKRISNINDNKAFSKVARQAKAMFISYVFQSKLNNSNAWTTIPNAYETFVQRYKIDVFRLNKDIITENINLLNTTYKEKLNNQTTYTIRPIDEFFVKTERDVSILKSNSESNPRNLNSWYDEYIQQISGVRKNFTILRTLADSKKIDDNNFKDYDAAYQEALKQNSERSVKVQGVKKEFGISMLVLGSLILTLFIILIALNIKTVKQRKLRNVYITLLAITLSVMLAGVLLILI is encoded by the coding sequence ATGAGTAGAAAAAAACGTTTAATTTATTCATTAGGTTCTATTGTTTCGCTTTCGCTACCTTTAACTGTTATTAGTATGGGTGAAAACGGCACTGATAGCGAACAACCAAATTCACCAGATGATTCTAACGAAATTGATAAAAGCACTGTTGAGCAACCTAAAGATTACGATCCATCTTTTTCAACCTTTGAAGATTTTAGTGAAAAAAGAATAAAACAAGCCTTAACTGAATTACCTGAAGTTGTTATTAGTGCACTTAAAAATGAAATTGAAAAACTAAAAAACGATGATCAAATTGAATATCGTAAATCGCTTTCAAAACAAATTTATTTATATGCTTTATTAGACTTTTTTGAAGCAAATAAAGAAGATTTAAAAAATAATCCCGAAAATTATGGATTTTATATAACATTTCCTAATGTAGTATCAAAATTAAGACTATATGAACGTGGTAGTGTTCAATATAACGATAAAATTTATAGTAATGTAATTTTTGGTGCTAACGACCAAGCTGAAAACACTAAATATAACAGAGTTGTTTCTAATCCACAAAACGATATTAAAGTAGAAACTTCACAAGAAAAAAATTTCATTAACCGTGATAATTTTGAAAAAACAATTCGCCAATATGCTGTTGAATTGTTAAAGAGTGCTTTTGATATTTCTTTTAACGATTCGGATGTTTTACTTTTAGATAAAGATATTGAATTAAAACAAGAAAAAATTACTAATGACACTGAAACTATCAATGGTTTTAGTGTCACAACCCCTAAAGGTTATAATTCTTGAAAAGATTATATAATCGCGAAAATCAAGCCACGTTTTATAGATTTTGACTTAACTCAAAACCAACAATTCCAGCCCGAAGATCCTCAACAACAGCAACAACAAACTTCACCACCAAATATTCCACCATTGGTACCAAATCAAGGTCAACCAGCACCAGCTAATCCTATTCCACCTGATAGTGTAGCTGAAGCTATACCGAGTTTAGCTCCTTATGTACGAAGTGAGCACGCAACTAAATCGTTAAGCGAATTAAGTGCTTTGATCACTACTAATTCTAAAGATGTATTTTTCTTCAATAACCCAATAAATACTCGTTTTGAATATGAGGTAGTTGAAATTAAAGATAAAGAAGCAAGAGTTAGTGTTTATGAAAAGGAAAAACCTAATTTAAAACGGGTTTATCCGGTTGCGTTTAATTTTGAAGCAAATAGAGATCCAATTTTACAAAAAATTCGCTACACAACTGTAGAATCAATTAAAAACACAGTTTTAAAATTCTATGAATCATTAGGTCTAGATGACAAAATTGATTTCAAAAAATTAAATGACCCAATTTTAGCTAATAGTTTCTTTTCAGTAGTTGATTTATTTGTTAAATTAGTATATTCAGATCTTTTTGTTCAAGAACAAGAAAAAAATATAGACAACTGAAGAAAAAGAATTAGCAACATCAATGATAATAAAGCATTTAGTAAAGTTGCCAGACAAGCAAAAGCAATGTTTATTTCTTATGTGTTTCAAAGTAAATTAAACAATTCAAATGCGTGAACAACAATTCCTAATGCTTATGAAACTTTTGTTCAAAGATATAAAATCGATGTATTTAGATTAAATAAAGATATTATTACCGAAAATATCAATTTATTAAACACAACTTATAAAGAAAAATTAAATAACCAAACAACATACACTATTAGACCTATTGATGAATTTTTTGTCAAAACTGAACGTGATGTTTCGATATTAAAATCAAATTCAGAATCAAATCCTCGTAATTTAAATTCTTGGTATGATGAGTATATTCAACAAATTAGTGGTGTGCGTAAAAATTTTACTATTTTAAGAACATTAGCTGATTCTAAAAAAATAGATGATAATAACTTTAAAGACTACGATGCCGCTTACCAAGAAGCTTTAAAACAAAACAGCGAACGTAGCGTTAAAGTACAAGGAGTTAAAAAAGAATTTGGTATTTCAATGTTAGTGCTAGGTTCGTTAATTTTAACTTTATTTATAATTTTAATTGCTCTAAATATTAAAACAGTTAAACAAAGAAAATTAAGAAATGTGTATATCACTTTATTGGCAATTACACTGAGCGTTATGTTAGCTGGTGTATTACTAATTTTAATTTAG
- a CDS encoding MSC_0623 family F1-like ATPase-associated protein: MKNTKISKKELNSFKLQTELMLFDLYAEYEQKRESKNFVSFTQLHASVLLSFGDGFEAQSFKTIQQRVNLAQNKKYDIVFNKFVISFERITKYSSNILSPVIAQGESSTNDAVILSHDSELTLSRYLVKLNQEIDKLIDEGNFVEVIPYAILYRSTQSKKLKLSFGKEMLATIKE, translated from the coding sequence ATGAAAAACACTAAAATTTCTAAAAAAGAACTTAATAGTTTTAAATTACAAACTGAATTAATGTTATTTGATTTGTATGCTGAATATGAACAAAAAAGAGAAAGCAAAAATTTTGTTTCTTTTACTCAATTGCACGCTTCAGTGTTGCTTTCGTTTGGAGATGGTTTTGAAGCACAAAGTTTTAAAACAATTCAACAACGTGTTAATTTAGCTCAAAATAAAAAATATGATATTGTTTTTAATAAATTTGTAATTAGCTTTGAAAGAATAACTAAATATAGTTCAAATATTTTATCACCTGTTATTGCTCAAGGTGAAAGTTCAACTAATGACGCAGTTATTCTTTCACACGATTCAGAATTAACTCTTTCAAGATATTTAGTTAAATTAAATCAAGAAATAGATAAATTAATTGACGAAGGAAATTTTGTTGAAGTTATTCCTTATGCTATTTTATATCGCTCAACGCAGTCGAAAAAACTAAAATTATCTTTTGGCAAAGAAATGTTAGCGACAATTAAGGAATAA
- a CDS encoding MSC_0624 family F1-like ATPase-associated membrane protein: MTDINIENKRVYDNHESVSNKQKRNLATKIYQWVLLSLLFITTLLIFIFGEKTLLSNEIIAKFSGSKETFAIYLNNFNNQFKEINAIIFIRMTLLLFIFVYPLSKVFADLEINKEKIQYYWPWFIVYVLISLTSFLLMFLFHSAIIKDTFIVAAVLLAVIFLGDFSNAIFTFFLKRKSDPINTGNLNIFIITQVFKFVLLITTIAILFIWNSSGPLLLQNNKFAIWFKDLFEVKKSANLVIIIVLFVAFSLIVFFAFYDKINILITKQYSKQYLKQKLIFNLVILFAILLWSIKIMTLVKPNTSFLVEQTNTANYASLAFILVPILLFVFYILINTIPKIRIKSLLMNTAIFASFNSILWIAFSIFTLNSNEPKIDLIVLFSSIISSLIILGVFIYRNYSITKTSIIFINLLAIINIIVLNIFSFSQLFISKGNNELNFINLTLSVPQIFSIVQASLSIAFLIGTITQFWIVIFKINNTKNIFKNEVKHEKH; encoded by the coding sequence ATGACAGATATTAATATTGAGAATAAGCGTGTTTATGATAATCATGAATCCGTGTCCAATAAACAAAAAAGAAACTTGGCAACTAAAATTTATCAATGAGTGTTATTATCGCTTTTATTTATAACAACATTATTAATATTTATTTTTGGCGAAAAAACATTATTAAGTAACGAAATTATTGCTAAATTTAGCGGTAGTAAAGAAACTTTTGCAATTTATCTTAATAATTTTAATAATCAATTCAAAGAAATTAACGCTATTATTTTTATTAGAATGACTCTATTGCTTTTTATCTTTGTTTATCCACTGTCCAAGGTTTTTGCCGATCTTGAGATAAATAAAGAAAAAATTCAGTACTATTGACCTTGATTTATTGTTTATGTTTTAATTTCACTAACTTCGTTTTTATTAATGTTTTTATTTCATTCAGCAATTATTAAAGATACTTTTATAGTTGCAGCTGTATTATTAGCAGTGATATTTCTAGGCGACTTTAGTAATGCGATATTCACCTTTTTCTTAAAAAGAAAAAGTGATCCAATTAACACAGGAAATTTGAATATTTTCATTATTACACAAGTATTTAAATTCGTTTTATTAATTACAACCATTGCGATTTTGTTTATTTGAAATTCAAGTGGTCCTTTATTATTGCAAAACAACAAATTCGCTATTTGATTTAAAGATTTATTTGAAGTTAAAAAATCAGCCAATTTAGTTATCATTATTGTATTGTTTGTAGCATTTTCGCTTATTGTCTTTTTTGCTTTTTACGACAAAATAAATATATTAATCACAAAACAATATTCAAAACAATATTTAAAGCAAAAATTAATATTTAATTTAGTTATTTTATTTGCTATATTGCTATGAAGTATCAAAATAATGACATTGGTTAAACCAAACACAAGCTTTTTAGTGGAGCAAACAAACACAGCTAACTACGCTTCATTAGCATTTATTTTAGTACCAATTTTATTGTTTGTGTTTTATATTTTAATAAACACAATTCCAAAAATTAGAATTAAAAGTCTTTTGATGAATACAGCAATTTTTGCTTCATTTAATTCAATTCTTTGAATAGCATTTAGCATTTTTACTTTAAATTCTAACGAACCTAAAATTGATCTTATAGTGTTATTTAGCTCAATAATTTCATCATTAATTATTTTAGGCGTATTTATCTATAGAAATTATTCAATTACTAAAACAAGCATTATTTTTATTAATTTATTAGCTATTATCAATATTATTGTGTTAAATATTTTTAGTTTTTCTCAACTTTTTATTTCAAAAGGAAATAATGAATTAAACTTTATTAATTTAACTTTATCAGTTCCCCAAATTTTTTCAATTGTTCAAGCAAGTCTTTCAATTGCTTTTCTAATAGGTACAATTACTCAATTTTGAATTGTGATTTTTAAAATTAACAACACTAAAAATATTTTTAAAAACGAGGTAAAACATGAAAAACACTAA
- a CDS encoding MSC_0622 family F1-like ATPase gamma subunit has translation MHFKKIEQKKSSLENIYTRVNNDKNILLIDIMKLNKKLKFYVDNALANKSLITNLRQSYNIRNDFIQNKSLTNTFINKIFKFFGKKRELWVYLTEEQKHSTDSYSRYEKMILENIKKTQADFIAIGDRAIEFIKSNKLNLIKSFKQNHKNVNIAKELTFLIKYLYVDEAYDSVRFVINTNKNFKNAFTILPLENFDVDQLSNEIKQPILKPVKKYEIYPNLEQFIDSEINIFLSNAIHSLIIESYFYNAKNNLISTNQIIKQLDEDILKLNKKIIKFKREKEIEDIVMFFRKKRGADNE, from the coding sequence ATGCACTTCAAAAAAATTGAACAAAAAAAATCGAGCTTAGAAAATATTTACACTAGAGTTAATAACGACAAAAATATTTTGTTAATTGATATTATGAAATTAAACAAAAAGCTAAAATTTTATGTTGATAATGCTTTGGCTAATAAAAGTTTAATTACCAACTTGCGCCAAAGTTATAACATCCGCAATGACTTTATTCAAAATAAATCTTTAACCAACACTTTCATTAATAAAATTTTTAAATTTTTTGGCAAAAAACGTGAATTATGAGTTTATTTAACCGAAGAGCAAAAACACTCAACTGACTCATATTCTCGTTATGAAAAAATGATTTTAGAAAATATTAAAAAAACACAAGCCGATTTTATAGCCATTGGTGATAGAGCTATTGAATTTATTAAATCTAATAAGTTAAATTTAATTAAATCATTTAAACAAAACCACAAAAATGTGAATATTGCTAAAGAACTAACTTTTTTAATTAAATATTTATATGTAGATGAAGCTTATGATAGTGTTCGTTTTGTTATTAACACAAATAAAAATTTCAAAAACGCTTTTACAATTTTACCTTTAGAAAATTTTGATGTTGACCAATTATCGAATGAAATCAAACAACCAATTTTAAAGCCTGTTAAAAAATACGAAATTTATCCTAATTTAGAACAATTTATTGACAGTGAAATAAACATATTTTTATCAAATGCCATTCACTCCTTAATTATTGAATCATATTTTTATAATGCTAAAAACAATTTGATTAGTACAAACCAAATTATTAAACAACTAGACGAAGATATTTTGAAATTGAATAAAAAAATAATTAAATTTAAACGCGAAAAAGAAATAGAAGATATTGTAATGTTTTTTAGAAAAAAAAGAGGAGCAGATAATGAATAA
- a CDS encoding MSC_0621 family F1-like ATPase epsilon subunit — protein sequence MNKNIFDIQINSLSNASLNFKNATLFLNVNEFNDWKIVKNESIASYEQTLIKIKTKNNIVLYTFVDNANIVVENNHILINTFSNIKLMLSDKNNFKKSTFKNELKTISSQINYLIASQNIGIKLDEVAKLNELKRRQFEIKMLLEFSLVEYEGVYNE from the coding sequence ATGAATAAAAACATTTTTGATATTCAAATTAATTCGCTTTCTAACGCCTCATTAAATTTTAAAAACGCCACACTATTTTTAAATGTTAATGAATTTAATGATTGAAAAATTGTTAAAAATGAATCTATAGCTAGTTATGAACAAACTCTAATTAAAATAAAAACAAAAAATAATATTGTTCTATACACTTTTGTTGATAATGCAAATATTGTTGTGGAAAATAATCATATTTTAATCAATACCTTTTCGAACATTAAATTAATGTTAAGTGATAAAAATAACTTTAAAAAATCAACTTTTAAAAACGAATTAAAAACAATATCTTCGCAAATTAATTATTTGATTGCCAGCCAAAACATTGGTATAAAACTAGATGAAGTTGCTAAACTTAACGAATTAAAACGTAGGCAATTTGAAATTAAAATGCTATTAGAGTTTTCTTTAGTTGAATACGAAGGAGTGTATAATGAGTAG